The following DNA comes from Poecilia reticulata strain Guanapo linkage group LG5, Guppy_female_1.0+MT, whole genome shotgun sequence.
GTACACTTTACACTCACAACAATCCCTGATCAGGAAGCCCTTATTTACCATCACTGCCATGTCTTCGGTCAAGTTTTCAGCAATGCCAGAGCATTTGAATAGCTCGCTATTACTGAATGAACCTCTATATAGATCAGAGACGAATGTTACAGCACCGTGTGGAGCTATGCCAACCAAGGCTCTCATGGTGCAGAGGGATCTGTGAGTGGGGTTGATGTCCATCTGGGGAAGAGGTATTTGACACCTCAGCTCTGTACAGTCCAGGATCACATGAGTGTCAGGGAAATCCTTGAATTCCTCAGGAAGATAAGCTTGCACTTGCTGCTGTGTAAGCCAGATGCACTGAGACCCCAgaacagtgaaaagaaaatttgtCCACGTTGCAATAACGAGGCTCACAATGGACTGGTGAGTGTTGAATCGAATTGCAAGGTCCCTTTCTTTCATACCAAGTGACAGAAAAATGAGGAACAGGAAGAACTCRTCAACAGGTTGAAGATGCTGCCTCTGTGAGGTTGAAATAAGAGAGAACGTGTTAAGAAGAGTACAACCCATGATGCTACCAGCAAACCCTTTGGCCTACCTTTAATGACGGTGCGGAGGTCATCATTTCTTCATTTCCCTYGGCAGCTAATTTAGCTCTTGACATCCTGATCATTTTATGAATCCAAGGCTCAATCAAAAACCAAAACGCCATCAAATGTTTGTAGCTTggaaatctatttaaaaatggaGACATKAATCATATCCTGTTATCACACCAATATCAAATGTAACTACTAAAGTMATTTATTTAGTTCTTTGGCTTTTCTATCCACAAGTAGTGAACCCTAGAACAGTTTCACATgtagtaatgtaaaaaaaaaatcttgactgggaattttatttgaaaaacaaaataaaattgtcatgtatagttttgaaatgaaataagtgtttcaatttatttgaaattgaaaCAAATTTCAAACAAGTTCTAAATTTAACAGAATGTTATAACTTAACTTTCTGTTATAATGTTAAATTATAACAGAAGGTCATAATTTAAACATtctgtttaattaacatttaaacagaattaacatttaaacataatgtttataatttaaacattctgtttaaattataaacagaatgtcatgcatttgtgttcagtccCCTTTagtcaatattttgtagaaccacctttaGCTGGCAGCTTCAAGCTTTTTGGTCTGGCTTATCAGTTCAGCTGTGTATACCTATTTTGTAACGATTGACTGAAACGTCCTGACATGCTCAAATCTTTGTctagcattttaaaatcttaacatCTATTctgtctggtgtgttccttGATCTCCATGTTGCTGTGAGTTCACTGATGCTCTCTAACAAATGACtaaggccttcacagaacagctgaatttatactgagattaaattccACACATAGACTTTATTTACGAGACAAATGACCCAGCTTTTCTTGGTCGATACTGATTTTATAAGTCAAAAACTAAACTGTATTTatattgtttactttttgaCATCCTTCTCAGCTCAAAAAATacaaagctgaaacaaaaattaGGTTTACCTTGTGTAAAACTGGATGTCGTCATCAGAGCCAGCAAACCGTTGTAAACAAAACTCTTGCTGAATAAATTGCTCCCAAATTTTCTTCCTCAGGTTCTTCACGTATTTGGACTGGTCTTCTGTTGCTGAGATTGACTTGTCCAATTCAGAAGAAAATGACCTTTTCTTTGCAGGGGGTCCAGGTATAAAGCAGTAGTTATGGTCCTTCTGTAAACTGTGCCATTCTTGTGCCTGTGGAGGAGGGGGTGGTTCTGTTTTACCTTCACAGATATTCCATTGAAACAATGTTGGTACAGCACCTTTAACCAGCCTCCGACCACCAGTTAGAGATGTTGGCTCTATGAGCTGATCGGAAGTGAAATGTCCGCTGCAAACTTTGGTGTGAGCGGTAACTGTGTAAGGATCACGCCGTATGTTTATCAGCCATTGTTTCCTCAAGTCGGAATCGGTAGGAAAAGAATGAAAACTATTACATTTGGAGGAAGCCGA
Coding sequences within:
- the LOC103464805 gene encoding uncharacterized protein LOC103464805 isoform X2, with product MKELTGGRYPRKLKLNAVPTIFSFKAPQHHPAAVGKPGAKGLRLAKLGALDVGETTATGTVRQLTNRTTAQEWHSLQKDHNYCFIPGPPAKKRSFSSELDKSISATEDQSKYVKNLRKKIWEQFIQQEFCLQRFAGSDDDIQFYTRFPSYKHLMAFWFLIEPWIHKMIRMSRAKLAAXGNEEMMTSAPSLKRQHLQPVDEFFLFLIFLSLGMKERDLAIRFNTHQSIVSLVIATWTNFLFTVLGSQCIWLTQQQVQAYLPEEFKDFPDTHVILDCTELRCQIPLPQMDINPTHRSLCTMRALVGIAPHGAVTFVSDLYRGSFSNSELFKCSGIAENLTEDMAVMVNKGFLIRDCCECKVYPLSFLSKHPGDQATARLKMHVEQVIGRVKQNKLFHGIVSLSQAYNINQLFVVSCLLSNYQNTALVKKGVH
- the LOC103464805 gene encoding uncharacterized protein LOC103464805 isoform X1; its protein translation is MPHCVALGCHYNTKKNRNTQVSLHRFPNEKKVRAQWARAVGRIHLPKNPYLCSQHFSTEDYESFVRAQLMKELTGGRYPRKLKLNAVPTIFSFKAPQHHPAAVGKPGAKGLRLAKLGALDVGETTATGTVRQLTNRTTAQEWHSLQKDHNYCFIPGPPAKKRSFSSELDKSISATEDQSKYVKNLRKKIWEQFIQQEFCLQRFAGSDDDIQFYTRFPSYKHLMAFWFLIEPWIHKMIRMSRAKLAAXGNEEMMTSAPSLKRQHLQPVDEFFLFLIFLSLGMKERDLAIRFNTHQSIVSLVIATWTNFLFTVLGSQCIWLTQQQVQAYLPEEFKDFPDTHVILDCTELRCQIPLPQMDINPTHRSLCTMRALVGIAPHGAVTFVSDLYRGSFSNSELFKCSGIAENLTEDMAVMVNKGFLIRDCCECKVYPLSFLSKHPGDQATARLKMHVEQVIGRVKQNKLFHGIVSLSQAYNINQLFVVSCLLSNYQNTALVKKGVH